The following DNA comes from Paenibacillus crassostreae.
GTGCTCTGATCGTTGGTGATAACTGCTTCTTACGCGGAAGAACGTTGAACACAGATAAGAATGGCCCGGGAGTACAGGGAATGCGTCGTTTTAATGAGCAAGTCGCTTCGGACGATCGACTAATTAGTACTTTACTTCCAGATTACGACGGACTGTCGATCTCATGGGTGAAGTGAAGCGTTGATTCAATTGGCTTGCTGCCTATTACCATAGAGTTTCATTCTTACCCATATCACGTTCAATAACAGTAAACCACCTGAAACGATAAACAATCCTTCGATGCCGATAAAACCAGACAATACCCCACCGATAATAGCACCCAGCATATTACCTAGGGCGAGCGTACTGCTATTAAAGCCGAAGGATCGACTTTCCATACCATCGGGTGTGTAAGAACGTATCAAAGCATTTACACTTGGCAATAACCCTCCCATAAAGATTCCCATTAGGAACCGGACTATAATTAGTTGCCATACGGTATGCACAAATGCCTGGGGAATGATGGTAAGGGCAGTCCCAATTAATGAGTAAGTTAAAATACGATGTGAACCGAATTTGTCGCTGACTTTGCCGAGAATAGGTGAGGAGATCATATTAGAAATTCCAGTTACGGCTACAACTAATCCTGCCCAGAAAGCTATATTTACTGATGAGGCATGCAGATCTTGTACATATAATGGTAATAAGGACATCGGGCTTACCATTGCAAACTGTAATAGGAAAGTCACAGCAAATAGTGCAAGTAATTGAGGGATATGAGCTAGTTCTTTGAACCCCTGAATAACAGACACTTGTGGGATATGAGAAGCCTCATCACGATCGAAGGATTCTTTAACTAAGAATAGAGCAAGGAAAGAAGCGATTAGAATTAATGTGCCTGTAATGTAGAAGATAGGACGGAAGCCTACTAAGTCGGCTAGAACACCACCGATAAGAGGGCCAAGTATGGTACCTGCTACTTGACCAGATTGCATAATTCCCATCGCATAACCCATGCGTGCTTTTGGTGTTGTACCTGATACAAGTGAGATCGCGGCAGGGTTAAACCCAGATATGGTTCCGTTTAATAATCGCAGAAATAATAATTCCCAAGGAGTTCTTGCAAATCCCATTAGAACTATGACAATGGCCATCCCGAAACCAGATCGCAACAACATAATTTTGCGACCATATCTATCTGCAAGTTTCCCCCATAATGGTTGAAATATGAATGAAGTCATAAAATTAGCAGCGAAAATAAGACCAGTCCATATGCCTATTTCATGTTCACCAACGACTCCTAAATCTTGTGCTAAATATAAAGCCAAAAATGGCGTAATCATTGTAATTCCAGCGTTGACTAGAAATTGTCCAAACCATAAAACGATTAAATTAATTTTCCAGGTGTTCAAGTGTAATACACTCCTTATCTTAGCTGTAACATAAAAAAAGGAAACTTATAGGATGTTAACTATACCATAAACAGAATCAAAAACGAGATATTGGATAACAATGTCATAGGATTGTCATGACATCTTATTCTGTGAGAGTTGTTACTAACTTTTAAAAAGTGCATAATAAAAGATAGAGAAATATATTAAAATGGGGGCCAATTAATGACCTACAATGATGCATTTATAAGAGCTTGTTATAAGCAGAAAGTTGACCAGGTGCCTGTCTGGTATATGAGACAAGCTGGTCGAACGGATCCAGATTACCTTAAAATTAAGGAGAAATATAGTCTTCTTGAAATTAGTCGTCAACCGGAACTTGCGGCACAAATTACGTTAATGCCTGTCCAAAAGCTTGGTGTCGATGCGGCTATTCTTTACTCTGATATTATGAATCCCGTAGCTTCACTCGGAGTTGACTTCGATATTGTTAAGAACATCGGACCGGTAATTCATAATCCGATTCGAAATGCAGCGGACATTGAACGTCTTCGTCCCATTGATGTGGAAAAAGATCTGAATCATATTATAGAGACGATTCGAATTCTTGATAAAGAATTGAGTGTGCCTTTAATTACTTTTGCGGGTGCACCTTTTACGATCGCAAGTTATTTAATTGAAGGGCGACCATCCAAAAGTTATATTCTTACCAAAACATTGATGTATAGCGAACCAAAGCATTGGTATAATCTGATGGACAAGCTTGGTGATATGGTAATAACGTATGCGAAAGCTCATATTGCTAATGGTGGTAAAGCATTTCAATTGTTTGATAGTTGGGTTGGAGCATTAGCTCCGAAGGATTTCGAGAAGTTTGTTCTTCCAACGATTACTCGTATCTTTACCGAACTAGCCGATTTGAATGTACCCAAAATTTATTTTCCAGGAGTAAGTTCAGGAGAACTCTTACCTTCGCTGAAGAATATTCAGTCTGATGTTGTAGGTCTGGATTGGAGAGTCTCAATCTCGGAAGGTCGACGGAGAACGGGTGGACGGTTCGCCATGCAAGGTAATCTGGACCCATATATATTAACCGCACCTATGGAAGTCATTAAACAATATGCTAAAGATATTATTGATGAAGGAATACAGGAGCCTGGATATATATTTAACCTAGGACACGGATTATATCCTGAAGCATCTATTGAGAAAATTCGTGAATTAACCGAGTTTGTTCATGAATATTCTGCTGATCAACTGAAATAGTAAAGATGTTAAGAAGGGCAATAAAGATATTAGGAGATGAGTTCGTGAAGTCAAAAGTAGGCGTATTGGTTATGTCATACGGAACACCAGAGAGTTTAGAAGGAATTGAAGAATATTATACAGATATACGTAGAGGAAATCCCCCTACTCCTGAACAAC
Coding sequences within:
- a CDS encoding MFS transporter yields the protein MNTWKINLIVLWFGQFLVNAGITMITPFLALYLAQDLGVVGEHEIGIWTGLIFAANFMTSFIFQPLWGKLADRYGRKIMLLRSGFGMAIVIVLMGFARTPWELLFLRLLNGTISGFNPAAISLVSGTTPKARMGYAMGIMQSGQVAGTILGPLIGGVLADLVGFRPIFYITGTLILIASFLALFLVKESFDRDEASHIPQVSVIQGFKELAHIPQLLALFAVTFLLQFAMVSPMSLLPLYVQDLHASSVNIAFWAGLVVAVTGISNMISSPILGKVSDKFGSHRILTYSLIGTALTIIPQAFVHTVWQLIIVRFLMGIFMGGLLPSVNALIRSYTPDGMESRSFGFNSSTLALGNMLGAIIGGVLSGFIGIEGLFIVSGGLLLLNVIWVRMKLYGNRQQAN
- the hemE gene encoding uroporphyrinogen decarboxylase encodes the protein MTYNDAFIRACYKQKVDQVPVWYMRQAGRTDPDYLKIKEKYSLLEISRQPELAAQITLMPVQKLGVDAAILYSDIMNPVASLGVDFDIVKNIGPVIHNPIRNAADIERLRPIDVEKDLNHIIETIRILDKELSVPLITFAGAPFTIASYLIEGRPSKSYILTKTLMYSEPKHWYNLMDKLGDMVITYAKAHIANGGKAFQLFDSWVGALAPKDFEKFVLPTITRIFTELADLNVPKIYFPGVSSGELLPSLKNIQSDVVGLDWRVSISEGRRRTGGRFAMQGNLDPYILTAPMEVIKQYAKDIIDEGIQEPGYIFNLGHGLYPEASIEKIRELTEFVHEYSADQLK